In the genome of Calliopsis andreniformis isolate RMS-2024a chromosome 10, iyCalAndr_principal, whole genome shotgun sequence, one region contains:
- the Nup98-96 gene encoding nuclear pore complex protein Nup98-96 isoform X1: MFGQSGNTSFSGFNTAAQSSPFGQSAFGKPIATTSFGSGGTPVFGSSNTSLFNSKPTGSTTGGLFGNTTTPPAFTQPSFGGFGTTNTNTNLFGSQQNASTSLFGTSSGTSAFGQSNKPAGFSFGATSGTNLFGQPQQSAQQTTPFGQTAATGNTNLFGTTPSFGSTNAPTTTMTGTVVKFTPVITTDSMSKNGISHSISARHCCIASMKEYESKSYEELRFEDYSVGRKGPSTGIFGTPAQPSPFGSTGAGTSTGTTGFGGMTGGFGATTQSGSSSLFGKPLPSFGTPSTTTTSSFAFSSTPNTNLFGSNTQAKPFGTAAPTPLFATSNTSQTAGGASFGGISAAQNTGFGSTFGSTQSNQSIGLFAPNKSAFNVPTTSSSTAFTSFGQTPSSIAGTTLFGAKSTGTTGFGTSSFGSTTASTFGATTGFAAGQNSGTLLFNTPFKPTVQASGFSFGSTSAPSTGLSTNTGLTLGSGSTLFGQQKPGGLFGSTGNNATFNATSSFGSSSFGTSSNMGAGLGMGLLGAGVTNNQTKSSGTVPVHQQILALVSAPFGDSPLLKNLLPASGKTEELLKPANAPSKILNGPQYKVTADNKSPKIKAKVVTPAQLSKKSMFEGLEEEDPLSEAFQPRPNAKRLVLRPKSITNSIISSPTENTQSVGKNSQSVGKGENNSSGSSGNNNNNNNNKSNGTNLYVENTSIESVDKENHSQENNRQLANDRRSSSSWLKTSLPRNSTTNHSHEESFEGRRSSPFSGPNISSEEAINNTVAELHPYANATSNANVNADASNQIHSEVNASADTSLKNNSSLVDKTCTDITLQNTDSSQELDESAFSTLQTSSDWKTNVAKVTLKRVGYYTIPPLDKLKDYVCGETCVVPNFTVGRDGYGNVYFPDSFDIYGLNLDEIVHFRHKEVIIYPDDEKKPPVGQGLNRKAQVTLDRVWPHDKSLHKPITDPRRLAAMEYEEKLRRVSAKHDTRFLEYRPETGSWVFKVDHFSKYGLSDSDEEDSNNVPTVNDTKRLKLSAMTQQKSVAAKVEQSKAPKKDVIGMNGGTLSNDSKIETENYLDPDSCFLMESGIFRKCSIREYNRKKQSTVSPTGDNARILGTDSHKLQLMKASFFDGSDEDIRDEEMYEREYNDRVSLVPGYQRAARCFVDTGNVQKLDTDQTRETTFSPLLQSNLPIHHRIPSIAYEESTISKTDARSKRSVDMIMAKSAIYGKSFSDPLITPVNWIRQWHSEVIPLSKSIIYKLESRSVADTSIQMGRMFKPSWGRGLTLLTLSTRQQADNVPLHSPFEQIGSYMHGRSPEDPTSNAIVQRIQILGGNGTYEERVQTFGKSIEGHLKIQLSHRVLIQEGDCPIFEVETDVGKASMALHAHCSLAEEFSEEFIADSYAAYVVNVWKLCVALWGNLSDINVSAENTTDHNVVVARREAIGDWLKNVIRKMLDSEKYENVTEEEKTLLLLSAFELEEACKIAREDGDHCLALLMSQLRSGMPVKALIKQQIALWQDAGIDENVSMDRLKLFSLVAGEPLVPSKHGLINVCEGLDWKRAFAVHLWYFSSPIASIRDTLELYETAFDTNKTDYAYAAQPKPEYRGNDCEIEINGEKSIYDLCFHLLKLFCVGNHALGELLNPATHTADPLDYRLSWLIQQVLLALGYSHLSEYVATITHVNFATQLETHGLWQWAIFVMLHMKDAGKRKTAVMNLLQRHVEIDDTPDYVGREKFLREELGIPSIWIHQAKAVKSYVGKRYGKAASYFIQAEQWNIAHEIIIEHLAADAIINENYEYLRDLLNPLIPPECSGTISGWAHQGQLLWEYMEITMDIESLLHGVDPRGISYKLELLKPQLTCLCFKISQFPCPTAKHRLCQAEIAKRTLHLARSLLQSNENRSTDILQLVSQLPLPEDYAQQELRPIVNMRVNEIIYQAV, translated from the exons ATGTTTGGGCAATCTGGAAATACATCGTTTA GTGGTTTTAATACAGCGGCTCAAAGCAGTCCCTTCGGGCAATCTGCATTTGGTAAACCAATTGCTACGACTAGTTTTGGCAGTGGTGGAACACCAGTCTTTGGTAGTAGTAATACTTCTCTCTTTAATTCAAAGCCTACAGGCTCTACCACTGGTGGCTTGTTTGGCAATACCACAACACCACCTGCGTTTACTCAACCATCTTTCGGAG gcTTTGGGACTACGAATACGAATACTAATCTGTTTGGCAGTCAACAAAATGCAAGTACAAGTCTTTTTGGAACAAGTTCCGGAACGTCAGCGTTCGGTCAATCGAACAAACCAGCCGGATTCAGTTTTGGCGCAACATCTGGAACAAATTTATTCGGACAACCGCAACAGTCTGCTCAACAGACCACTCCGTTCGGACAAACTGCCGCGACTGGAAATACCAATTTGTTCGGCACGACGCCTA GCTTCGGCAGTACAAACGCCCCGACTACGACTATGACCGGTACCGTTGTTAAATTCACCCCTGTTATTACTACTGACTCTATGTCGAAGAATGGTATATCTCATAGCATATCggcgagacactgttgtatagcATCGATGAAAGAGTACGAATCCAAATCTTACGAGGAATTACGTTTCGAAGACTATTCTGTGGGACGAAAAG GACCCAGTACAGGCATCTTTGGCACACCCGCGCAGCCTTCGCCTTTTGGCAGTACTGGGGCAGGTACTAGTACTGGAACAACGG GGTTCGGTGGCATGACCGGAGGTTTCGGCGCGACGACTCAATCCGGATCAAGCAGTCTATTCGGGAAGCCACTGCCCAGCTTCGGTACACCTTCGACGACGACAACGAGCAGTTTCGCTTTCAGTTCTACTCCGAACACGAATTTGTTCGGTAGTAATACACAGGCCAAGCCTTTCGGTACAGCAGCTCCGACGCCGCTCTTCGCAACCAGTAATACCAGTCAAACTGCCGGTGGTGCAAGTTTCGGTGGTATCAGCGCAGCCCAAAACACTGGTTTTGGATCCACGTTCGGATCGACACAGTCGAATCAAAGTATCGGTTTATTCGCTCCGAACAAATCAGCTTTCAACGTACCGACCACATCGTCGAGTACCGCATTCACTAGTTTCGGTCAAACACCTTCCAGCATTGCTGGTACAACTTTATTCGGAGCTAAATCTACTGGAACGACAGGTTTTGGAACGTCTAGTTTCGGTTCAACCACAGCTTCGACTTTCGGAGCAACAACAGGTTTCGCTGCGGGACAAAACTCTGGTACATTATTGTTTAACACGCCCTTTAAACCCACAGTACAGGCGTCCGGATTCTCGTTCGGTTCTACTTCTGCTCCTTCGACTGGGCTGAGTACGAACACAGGTTTAACGTTGGGCAGCGGTTCTACCTTATTCGGGCAACAAAAACCAGGCGGCCTGTTCGGCAGCACCGGAAATAACGCAACGTTCAATGCAACTTCGTCTTTTGGATCTTCGAGTTTTGGAACGAGTTCGAACATGGGAGCTGGCCTTGGAATGGGTTTACTCGGTGCCGGCGTTACGAACAATCAAACGAAAAGCTCCGGTACTGTACCAGTTCATCAGCAAATTCTAGCATTGGTATCCGCACCGTTCGGAGATTCACCGTTACTGAAAAATCTTTTACCGGCCTCCGGTAAAACGGAAGAGTTGTTGAAACCGGCAAACGCGCCTTCGAAAATATTGAATGGTCCTCAGTACAAAGTCACGGCCGACAACAAATCTCCGAAAATCAAAGCCAAAGTGGTTACGCCTGCGCAGTTGTCGAAGAAGTCGATGTTCGAAGGCCTCGAGGAGGAAGATCCGTTGTCGGAAGCGTTTCAACCTCGTCCAAATGCAAAACGTTTAGTGTTACGGCCAAAATCCATCACGAATTCGATAATTTCGTCACCGACTGAAAATACACAATCCGTGGGAAAGAATTCGCAATCTGTTGGGAAAGGAGAGAATAACAGCAGCGGCAGCAgcggcaacaacaacaacaacaacaacaacaaaagCAATGGAACAAATTTGTACGTCGAAAATACAAGTATCGAGAGCGTAGACAAAGAAAATCACAGTCAAGAAAATAATCGGCAATTAGCGAACGATCGAAGATCGTCTTCGTCTTGGTTGAAAACGAGTCTTCCGCGTAACTCAACGACGAATCACTCGCACGAAGAGTCATTCGAGGGACGACGTTCTTCACCGTTTTCTGGTCCGAACATATCCTCCGAGGAGGCGATAAACAATACCGTCGCCGAATTACATCCTTACGCTAATGCTACTTCTAATGCTAACGTCAATGCCGATGCGTCGAATCAAATACATTCTGAGGTCAACGCTTCCGCGGATACGTCGTTGAAAAATAACTCTTCTCTTGTCGATAAAACGTGTACAGACATCACGCTACAGAATACCGATTCGAGTCAAGAATTGGATGAAAGCGCCTTTTCGACGCTACAAACCTCCTCCGATTGGAAGACGAACGTAGCGAAGGTAACTTTGAAACGCGTGGGTTATTATACCATACCGCCACTCGATAAATTGAAGGATTACGTTTGTGGCGAAACGTGCGTCGTACCGAACTTCACAGTTGGTCGCGACGGTTATGGAAACGTATACTTTCCTGATTCGTTCGATATTTACGGTCTCAATCTGGATGAAATCGTTCACTTTCGGCACAAAGAGGTTATCATTTATCCAGACGACGAGAAGAAACCGCCGGTTGGACAAGGATTAAATCGAAAAGCGCAAGTTACTTTGGATCGCGTATGGCCGCACGACAAGTCCCTGCACAAACCGATCACTGATCCTCGTCGATTGGCAGCGATGGAATACGAGGAAAAGTTGCGTAGAGTATCCGCGAAGCATGATACTCGATTTCTCGAGTACCGACCTGAGACTGGCTCGTGGGTTTTCAAGGTTGATCATTTTTCCAAATACGGTTTGAGCGATTCGGACGAAGAGGACAGTAATAATGTTCCTACGGTCAACGATACGAAGAGGTTGAAGTTGTCCGCGATGACTCAGCAAAAATCTGTCGCCGCCAAGGTGGAGCAGTCAAAAGCTCCGAAGAAGGATGTGATCGGAATGAACGGTGGTACACTTTCGAACGATTCGAAAATAGAGACTGAAAATTATTTGGATCCAGACTCGTGTTTTCTAATGGAATCGGGAATTTTTCGAAAATGCAGCATAAGAGAGTACAATCGCAAGAAACAATCAACGGTAAGTCCAACTGGCGATAATGCTCGCATTCTGGGTACGGACAGTCATAAATTACAACTGATGAAAGCCAGCTTTTTCGATGGTAGCGACGAGGATATAAGGGACGAGGAAATGTACGAACGAGAATACAACGACCGGGTTTCGCTTGTTCCCGGGTATCAACGGGctgcgcgatgcttcgtcgaTACCGGCAACGTCCAGAAATTAGATACAGATCAGACGCGAGAGACAACGTTTAGTCCTCTGTTGCAATCGAATTTGCCTATTCATCATCGTATACCGTCCATCGCGTACGAAGAATCGACGATCTCAAAGACGGATGCTAGATCGAAACGATCGGTGGACATGATTATGGCGAAATCTGCGATTTACGGAAAAAGTTTCTCGGACCCTCTGATAACTCCAGTGAATTGGATTCGTCAGTGGCATTCCGAAGTGATCCCATTGTCGAAATCTATCATATATAAACTGGAATCTCGGTCTGTCGCCGATACGAGCATACAAATGGGAAGAATGTTCAAACCGAGCTGGGGACGTGGTCTAACGTTGCTCACACTGAGTACGCGACAACAAGCGGACAATGTACCTCTGCATAGTCCGTTCGAACAGATTGGTTCTTACATGCATGGTCGTTCCCCGGAAGATCCAACATCGAACGCGATAGTTCAACGTATACAAATTCTAGGCGGTAATGGAACGTACGAAGAACGCGTTCAAACGTTTGGAAAAAGTATAGAGGGTCATTTGAAAATTCAGTTGTCGCATCGCGTATTGATTCAGGAAGGAGATTGTCCAATCTTCGAGGTGGAGACAGACGTCGGCAAGGCGAGCATGGCTTTACACGCGCATTGCAGTTTGGCCGAAGAATTCTCCGAGGAATTTATCGCGGACAGTTACGCCGCGTATGTCGTTAACGTTTGGAAACTCTGCGTGGCTCTCTGGGGCAATTTGTCCGATATAAACGTTTCTGCCGAGAATACGACGGATCATAATGTTGTCGTAGCTCGACGCGAGGCTATAGGAGACTGGTTAAAGAACGTTATACGAAAAATGCTCGATTCGGAAAAGTACGAGAACGTTACCGAAGAGGAAAAAACGTTACTGTTACTGTCCGCTTTCGAATTAGAAGAAGCGTGCAAGATCGCACGAGAAGATGGCGATCATTGTCTGGCGCTTCTAATGTCACAATTACGTAGTGGAATGCCTGTAAAAGCATTGATAAAGCAACAAATCGCATTGTGGCAAGACGCAGGCATCGACGAAAACGTTTCGATGGATCGATTGAAGCTGTTCTCATTGGTGGCTGGCGAACCTCTGGTACCTAGTAAGCACGGTCTCATAAATGTTTGCGAAGGTCTCGATTGGAAAAGAGCATTTGCCGTTCATTTATGGTATTTTTCATCTCCGATTGCTTCGATAAGGGATACGTTGGAACTATACGAAACCGCTTTCGATACGAACAAGACGGATTACGCTTACGCAGCACAACCGAAGCCTGAATACAGAGGGAACGATTGCGAAATCGAAATAAACGGTGAAAAATCTATTTACGATTTGTGTTTTCatctgttgaaattattctgtgTGGGTAATCACGCGTTGGGAGAACTTTTGAACCCGGCGACACATACAGCCGATCCATTGGATTACAGACTAAGTTGGTTGATACAGCAAGTGCTCTTAGCTTTGGGTTATTCGCATCTCTCGGAGTATGTAGCCACCATAACGCACGTTAACTTTGCGACGCAACTAGAAACGCACGGACTTTGGCAATGGGCCATATTCGTGATGCTACATATGAAAGATGCTGGGAAAAGGAAAACCGCGGTAATGAACTTACTGCAACGACACGTCGAAATAGACGATACTCCAGATTATGTCGGGCGAGAAAAGTTTTTAAGGGAAGAACTAGGCATACCATCAATTTGGATTCATCAGGCCAAGGCTGTCAAG
- the Nup98-96 gene encoding nuclear pore complex protein Nup98-96 isoform X2: MFGQSGNTSFSGFNTAAQSSPFGQSAFGKPIATTSFGSGGTPVFGSSNTSLFNSKPTGSTTGGLFGNTTTPPAFTQPSFGGFGTTNTNTNLFGSQQNASTSLFGTSSGTSAFGQSNKPAGFSFGATSGTNLFGQPQQSAQQTTPFGQTAATGNTNLFGTTPSFGSTNAPTTTMTGTVVKFTPVITTDSMSKNGISHSISARHCCIASMKEYESKSYEELRFEDYSVGRKGPSTGIFGTPAQPSPFGSTGAGFGGMTGGFGATTQSGSSSLFGKPLPSFGTPSTTTTSSFAFSSTPNTNLFGSNTQAKPFGTAAPTPLFATSNTSQTAGGASFGGISAAQNTGFGSTFGSTQSNQSIGLFAPNKSAFNVPTTSSSTAFTSFGQTPSSIAGTTLFGAKSTGTTGFGTSSFGSTTASTFGATTGFAAGQNSGTLLFNTPFKPTVQASGFSFGSTSAPSTGLSTNTGLTLGSGSTLFGQQKPGGLFGSTGNNATFNATSSFGSSSFGTSSNMGAGLGMGLLGAGVTNNQTKSSGTVPVHQQILALVSAPFGDSPLLKNLLPASGKTEELLKPANAPSKILNGPQYKVTADNKSPKIKAKVVTPAQLSKKSMFEGLEEEDPLSEAFQPRPNAKRLVLRPKSITNSIISSPTENTQSVGKNSQSVGKGENNSSGSSGNNNNNNNNKSNGTNLYVENTSIESVDKENHSQENNRQLANDRRSSSSWLKTSLPRNSTTNHSHEESFEGRRSSPFSGPNISSEEAINNTVAELHPYANATSNANVNADASNQIHSEVNASADTSLKNNSSLVDKTCTDITLQNTDSSQELDESAFSTLQTSSDWKTNVAKVTLKRVGYYTIPPLDKLKDYVCGETCVVPNFTVGRDGYGNVYFPDSFDIYGLNLDEIVHFRHKEVIIYPDDEKKPPVGQGLNRKAQVTLDRVWPHDKSLHKPITDPRRLAAMEYEEKLRRVSAKHDTRFLEYRPETGSWVFKVDHFSKYGLSDSDEEDSNNVPTVNDTKRLKLSAMTQQKSVAAKVEQSKAPKKDVIGMNGGTLSNDSKIETENYLDPDSCFLMESGIFRKCSIREYNRKKQSTVSPTGDNARILGTDSHKLQLMKASFFDGSDEDIRDEEMYEREYNDRVSLVPGYQRAARCFVDTGNVQKLDTDQTRETTFSPLLQSNLPIHHRIPSIAYEESTISKTDARSKRSVDMIMAKSAIYGKSFSDPLITPVNWIRQWHSEVIPLSKSIIYKLESRSVADTSIQMGRMFKPSWGRGLTLLTLSTRQQADNVPLHSPFEQIGSYMHGRSPEDPTSNAIVQRIQILGGNGTYEERVQTFGKSIEGHLKIQLSHRVLIQEGDCPIFEVETDVGKASMALHAHCSLAEEFSEEFIADSYAAYVVNVWKLCVALWGNLSDINVSAENTTDHNVVVARREAIGDWLKNVIRKMLDSEKYENVTEEEKTLLLLSAFELEEACKIAREDGDHCLALLMSQLRSGMPVKALIKQQIALWQDAGIDENVSMDRLKLFSLVAGEPLVPSKHGLINVCEGLDWKRAFAVHLWYFSSPIASIRDTLELYETAFDTNKTDYAYAAQPKPEYRGNDCEIEINGEKSIYDLCFHLLKLFCVGNHALGELLNPATHTADPLDYRLSWLIQQVLLALGYSHLSEYVATITHVNFATQLETHGLWQWAIFVMLHMKDAGKRKTAVMNLLQRHVEIDDTPDYVGREKFLREELGIPSIWIHQAKAVKSYVGKRYGKAASYFIQAEQWNIAHEIIIEHLAADAIINENYEYLRDLLNPLIPPECSGTISGWAHQGQLLWEYMEITMDIESLLHGVDPRGISYKLELLKPQLTCLCFKISQFPCPTAKHRLCQAEIAKRTLHLARSLLQSNENRSTDILQLVSQLPLPEDYAQQELRPIVNMRVNEIIYQAV, from the exons ATGTTTGGGCAATCTGGAAATACATCGTTTA GTGGTTTTAATACAGCGGCTCAAAGCAGTCCCTTCGGGCAATCTGCATTTGGTAAACCAATTGCTACGACTAGTTTTGGCAGTGGTGGAACACCAGTCTTTGGTAGTAGTAATACTTCTCTCTTTAATTCAAAGCCTACAGGCTCTACCACTGGTGGCTTGTTTGGCAATACCACAACACCACCTGCGTTTACTCAACCATCTTTCGGAG gcTTTGGGACTACGAATACGAATACTAATCTGTTTGGCAGTCAACAAAATGCAAGTACAAGTCTTTTTGGAACAAGTTCCGGAACGTCAGCGTTCGGTCAATCGAACAAACCAGCCGGATTCAGTTTTGGCGCAACATCTGGAACAAATTTATTCGGACAACCGCAACAGTCTGCTCAACAGACCACTCCGTTCGGACAAACTGCCGCGACTGGAAATACCAATTTGTTCGGCACGACGCCTA GCTTCGGCAGTACAAACGCCCCGACTACGACTATGACCGGTACCGTTGTTAAATTCACCCCTGTTATTACTACTGACTCTATGTCGAAGAATGGTATATCTCATAGCATATCggcgagacactgttgtatagcATCGATGAAAGAGTACGAATCCAAATCTTACGAGGAATTACGTTTCGAAGACTATTCTGTGGGACGAAAAG GACCCAGTACAGGCATCTTTGGCACACCCGCGCAGCCTTCGCCTTTTGGCAGTACTGGGGCAG GGTTCGGTGGCATGACCGGAGGTTTCGGCGCGACGACTCAATCCGGATCAAGCAGTCTATTCGGGAAGCCACTGCCCAGCTTCGGTACACCTTCGACGACGACAACGAGCAGTTTCGCTTTCAGTTCTACTCCGAACACGAATTTGTTCGGTAGTAATACACAGGCCAAGCCTTTCGGTACAGCAGCTCCGACGCCGCTCTTCGCAACCAGTAATACCAGTCAAACTGCCGGTGGTGCAAGTTTCGGTGGTATCAGCGCAGCCCAAAACACTGGTTTTGGATCCACGTTCGGATCGACACAGTCGAATCAAAGTATCGGTTTATTCGCTCCGAACAAATCAGCTTTCAACGTACCGACCACATCGTCGAGTACCGCATTCACTAGTTTCGGTCAAACACCTTCCAGCATTGCTGGTACAACTTTATTCGGAGCTAAATCTACTGGAACGACAGGTTTTGGAACGTCTAGTTTCGGTTCAACCACAGCTTCGACTTTCGGAGCAACAACAGGTTTCGCTGCGGGACAAAACTCTGGTACATTATTGTTTAACACGCCCTTTAAACCCACAGTACAGGCGTCCGGATTCTCGTTCGGTTCTACTTCTGCTCCTTCGACTGGGCTGAGTACGAACACAGGTTTAACGTTGGGCAGCGGTTCTACCTTATTCGGGCAACAAAAACCAGGCGGCCTGTTCGGCAGCACCGGAAATAACGCAACGTTCAATGCAACTTCGTCTTTTGGATCTTCGAGTTTTGGAACGAGTTCGAACATGGGAGCTGGCCTTGGAATGGGTTTACTCGGTGCCGGCGTTACGAACAATCAAACGAAAAGCTCCGGTACTGTACCAGTTCATCAGCAAATTCTAGCATTGGTATCCGCACCGTTCGGAGATTCACCGTTACTGAAAAATCTTTTACCGGCCTCCGGTAAAACGGAAGAGTTGTTGAAACCGGCAAACGCGCCTTCGAAAATATTGAATGGTCCTCAGTACAAAGTCACGGCCGACAACAAATCTCCGAAAATCAAAGCCAAAGTGGTTACGCCTGCGCAGTTGTCGAAGAAGTCGATGTTCGAAGGCCTCGAGGAGGAAGATCCGTTGTCGGAAGCGTTTCAACCTCGTCCAAATGCAAAACGTTTAGTGTTACGGCCAAAATCCATCACGAATTCGATAATTTCGTCACCGACTGAAAATACACAATCCGTGGGAAAGAATTCGCAATCTGTTGGGAAAGGAGAGAATAACAGCAGCGGCAGCAgcggcaacaacaacaacaacaacaacaacaaaagCAATGGAACAAATTTGTACGTCGAAAATACAAGTATCGAGAGCGTAGACAAAGAAAATCACAGTCAAGAAAATAATCGGCAATTAGCGAACGATCGAAGATCGTCTTCGTCTTGGTTGAAAACGAGTCTTCCGCGTAACTCAACGACGAATCACTCGCACGAAGAGTCATTCGAGGGACGACGTTCTTCACCGTTTTCTGGTCCGAACATATCCTCCGAGGAGGCGATAAACAATACCGTCGCCGAATTACATCCTTACGCTAATGCTACTTCTAATGCTAACGTCAATGCCGATGCGTCGAATCAAATACATTCTGAGGTCAACGCTTCCGCGGATACGTCGTTGAAAAATAACTCTTCTCTTGTCGATAAAACGTGTACAGACATCACGCTACAGAATACCGATTCGAGTCAAGAATTGGATGAAAGCGCCTTTTCGACGCTACAAACCTCCTCCGATTGGAAGACGAACGTAGCGAAGGTAACTTTGAAACGCGTGGGTTATTATACCATACCGCCACTCGATAAATTGAAGGATTACGTTTGTGGCGAAACGTGCGTCGTACCGAACTTCACAGTTGGTCGCGACGGTTATGGAAACGTATACTTTCCTGATTCGTTCGATATTTACGGTCTCAATCTGGATGAAATCGTTCACTTTCGGCACAAAGAGGTTATCATTTATCCAGACGACGAGAAGAAACCGCCGGTTGGACAAGGATTAAATCGAAAAGCGCAAGTTACTTTGGATCGCGTATGGCCGCACGACAAGTCCCTGCACAAACCGATCACTGATCCTCGTCGATTGGCAGCGATGGAATACGAGGAAAAGTTGCGTAGAGTATCCGCGAAGCATGATACTCGATTTCTCGAGTACCGACCTGAGACTGGCTCGTGGGTTTTCAAGGTTGATCATTTTTCCAAATACGGTTTGAGCGATTCGGACGAAGAGGACAGTAATAATGTTCCTACGGTCAACGATACGAAGAGGTTGAAGTTGTCCGCGATGACTCAGCAAAAATCTGTCGCCGCCAAGGTGGAGCAGTCAAAAGCTCCGAAGAAGGATGTGATCGGAATGAACGGTGGTACACTTTCGAACGATTCGAAAATAGAGACTGAAAATTATTTGGATCCAGACTCGTGTTTTCTAATGGAATCGGGAATTTTTCGAAAATGCAGCATAAGAGAGTACAATCGCAAGAAACAATCAACGGTAAGTCCAACTGGCGATAATGCTCGCATTCTGGGTACGGACAGTCATAAATTACAACTGATGAAAGCCAGCTTTTTCGATGGTAGCGACGAGGATATAAGGGACGAGGAAATGTACGAACGAGAATACAACGACCGGGTTTCGCTTGTTCCCGGGTATCAACGGGctgcgcgatgcttcgtcgaTACCGGCAACGTCCAGAAATTAGATACAGATCAGACGCGAGAGACAACGTTTAGTCCTCTGTTGCAATCGAATTTGCCTATTCATCATCGTATACCGTCCATCGCGTACGAAGAATCGACGATCTCAAAGACGGATGCTAGATCGAAACGATCGGTGGACATGATTATGGCGAAATCTGCGATTTACGGAAAAAGTTTCTCGGACCCTCTGATAACTCCAGTGAATTGGATTCGTCAGTGGCATTCCGAAGTGATCCCATTGTCGAAATCTATCATATATAAACTGGAATCTCGGTCTGTCGCCGATACGAGCATACAAATGGGAAGAATGTTCAAACCGAGCTGGGGACGTGGTCTAACGTTGCTCACACTGAGTACGCGACAACAAGCGGACAATGTACCTCTGCATAGTCCGTTCGAACAGATTGGTTCTTACATGCATGGTCGTTCCCCGGAAGATCCAACATCGAACGCGATAGTTCAACGTATACAAATTCTAGGCGGTAATGGAACGTACGAAGAACGCGTTCAAACGTTTGGAAAAAGTATAGAGGGTCATTTGAAAATTCAGTTGTCGCATCGCGTATTGATTCAGGAAGGAGATTGTCCAATCTTCGAGGTGGAGACAGACGTCGGCAAGGCGAGCATGGCTTTACACGCGCATTGCAGTTTGGCCGAAGAATTCTCCGAGGAATTTATCGCGGACAGTTACGCCGCGTATGTCGTTAACGTTTGGAAACTCTGCGTGGCTCTCTGGGGCAATTTGTCCGATATAAACGTTTCTGCCGAGAATACGACGGATCATAATGTTGTCGTAGCTCGACGCGAGGCTATAGGAGACTGGTTAAAGAACGTTATACGAAAAATGCTCGATTCGGAAAAGTACGAGAACGTTACCGAAGAGGAAAAAACGTTACTGTTACTGTCCGCTTTCGAATTAGAAGAAGCGTGCAAGATCGCACGAGAAGATGGCGATCATTGTCTGGCGCTTCTAATGTCACAATTACGTAGTGGAATGCCTGTAAAAGCATTGATAAAGCAACAAATCGCATTGTGGCAAGACGCAGGCATCGACGAAAACGTTTCGATGGATCGATTGAAGCTGTTCTCATTGGTGGCTGGCGAACCTCTGGTACCTAGTAAGCACGGTCTCATAAATGTTTGCGAAGGTCTCGATTGGAAAAGAGCATTTGCCGTTCATTTATGGTATTTTTCATCTCCGATTGCTTCGATAAGGGATACGTTGGAACTATACGAAACCGCTTTCGATACGAACAAGACGGATTACGCTTACGCAGCACAACCGAAGCCTGAATACAGAGGGAACGATTGCGAAATCGAAATAAACGGTGAAAAATCTATTTACGATTTGTGTTTTCatctgttgaaattattctgtgTGGGTAATCACGCGTTGGGAGAACTTTTGAACCCGGCGACACATACAGCCGATCCATTGGATTACAGACTAAGTTGGTTGATACAGCAAGTGCTCTTAGCTTTGGGTTATTCGCATCTCTCGGAGTATGTAGCCACCATAACGCACGTTAACTTTGCGACGCAACTAGAAACGCACGGACTTTGGCAATGGGCCATATTCGTGATGCTACATATGAAAGATGCTGGGAAAAGGAAAACCGCGGTAATGAACTTACTGCAACGACACGTCGAAATAGACGATACTCCAGATTATGTCGGGCGAGAAAAGTTTTTAAGGGAAGAACTAGGCATACCATCAATTTGGATTCATCAGGCCAAGGCTGTCAAG